A stretch of DNA from Melospiza melodia melodia isolate bMelMel2 chromosome Z, bMelMel2.pri, whole genome shotgun sequence:
TCCCAGGTATCATCCACTCCTGCCTCCATGCAATCCATAACCATAATCCACACCTCAGCATGGCTTCTCCATGCGCAGTTCTAAAAACACAGGCTTGTAGTTTTTCCCATACCCATATAAAACACCCTGTACTATCGCCTATGTTGAATGCAGTAGTAACCTGAAAGTATTTATTACAGAGGGAGAGCCTGAGAGTTTCAGACCAAAAGTAAATTTCCTGCCCTGttcctaagggggaaaaaaaccccaggggAGCAAGGGAGGAGGGGGAATTTCCAAACTGGGGGAAAtatcaaagcaaaaccaaaaccctGCAGTTTTGACCACAGCAACTTTCAATGTGCAAAGATGACAGCTGCCGACCTCCTTAGATCACACTTGGCCATGGGATGTGGCCATGAACAACAAAGGTCCTCAAGAACCTGTAAGGGTGAAATTTGTGAAATGTACCACATGATGTTCAGGCTTCCCTTGGTTCAAAcacattttccagggaaaacctttatcctatttttctctttttttctcctttttgctctgtatctttttttcctcttttttctctcttttctctttcatttttcccccctctttttctccttttcctttgcaAAAGCAAAAGGTATCAAACTCATGCCCACTTTGCCCAAAATACCACTGTTGGCATGGCATTgttggaaatgaaatgaaatttagcaaaatgtttaattatagtgagttgtgtgtgaattggtttgttaaaagcagttttgtagccgttgaaagtgtgttgggttttgcgtgtaacctagcaggtagtcttagggatttaataaatatttaaactagtgcaggaaagtaagaatgctaacctgtctggaggcagcatacaatgctcttagaataagataagcagaagattaatgatcttgtttgtgaaccaaggaatgtatcacaaggggtctgtgaccaggcaaggggaacggggaactgtttcttagagactaggcaaggggaacggggaactgtttcttggagactttgttgtgaatcgcatgtataagagggaagcacccatacgtgaaattGGGGGCTCGGGCTTGGGACGTTAGTCcaccagctccccgggcccttaataaagcacccacaaaacttatccgagttttgtgtcatttatcaatcgggcaacagcaTGAAGAGCATTTCTGCCTTAAAAGCCAAAGAAATGCAGCAACAAACCGAAATAAAtctttttgtttcccttttcccCTGTAACCAAGGCAGGGGAAGGGCTTTGTCAGATTTACTGAGTTCAAAGACACAAAAGCCCAGCCTCATCTCGGGCTTAAGTCAAACTACAGCTTGAAGGCGGGCAGCCTGGAGCCTAAGGCATGCTAGGGAGGGATTGATGGCCTGCAATTCAGACTGCAGTGGACCACAACCCTTTCCTTCTGGGGCCTGCTGATGCAAAGTTTGCCTCAGTGGTAAAGGCCCACTGTGTCCTGCCCACACTCCTCCTCCACATGTGTGTAATGGGCCAATGGTGACTTAGTTGCTGTAGAAATAAAGTGGCCTATTTTCACAGCTAGCCATGTGTGCAGTCCCACTCATTCTCCTTTGTGAGCCAAGGCCTCCCTGAGCTGGGATTTGCAAAATGCAGCTGTGGGCAGGCAAGTCATGCCCAAAGGGAAAGGGTCCCTCCAAAGGGCTGGAACTGGCCCCTCAGAAAGGAGGGCAAGGGTGCAGTGTAATAAGGGAATGCAAATCCTAGGGGTTTTCAGGTCTTGgagacagcagctggaaatgcagTGTCTTAGGCTTCTGACATCTGATccttctgtgtgtgtgctgtgcagcACACGAGGGAACTTGAAACTGGACTCTGGCTATCTGGGCAGGAACCTTCCATCTTTTTGGTCCTCCCTGAACTTTATCAAAGAAAGCTAAGAAAATTGGAGTTTGGTAATCAAAGAGAGGAATTTGTTGGCAGTAACTGAAATGGCAATCAAATGCACAGCCTCTGCTGTACCTCTTGAAATAGAGGTAAGCTGTTCAGCAGTCCAATGGAAACAACTAAATGAACAGGCTCAACTGTAAAGGTGCTCTGGCTTCTTGAAGGAAAATGACTTTTAATTAGAATTCTTCACAGTTAGTTTCTAAACAATACCAAAAGAGTTTAGGCATTGAGACTTTCTTTTCCTTGAGGCCTCAAGTTGCATTTTAGTTGATTTTTCTGTCTCAAgtaaagcaaatgaaaacaatttcacaaattgtttttaaaaatctAAATGTGTGTTGCTTTTAATTGTTGTTGCTGCAAATTCTGCAGGATTTTTGGATGACAAGTAAAATCTTGTTTCAttgtcacagtgctggcacaggttgcctgCCCAAAGAAGCtatggatgccccattcctgttACCATTTGAGGCCAGCTTGGATAggactctgagcagcctggtgtagtggaaggcaTCCATGTGCATGGCTGGGGTTTGAAACTAGCGGATCCTTAAGGTACTTTCCAATCCAGACCTTTCTGTTGTTCTATGGCTCTATGTTGCCCTTCCCCCCACCGCCTCCAGAGGTCAGCACCATGCCCAGAACATGGAACCAGTCCCTCTGTGACATCAGCTCCGGGGCCAAGGGCACTGCGGCTGTGCCAGTTCTGTGGGCACTGCGttggcagcagcactggaggtGACAAGACCTCTCTCCTTGCAGCTGACTTGTGTCTCTGACCACAATGATTCTGCTGTGTATCCTCATCCTACTGGCTCTGTGCGGGCCTGCACATGGCGCCTGTGGGTAAGTAGCCCCAGGCTTGACCTGAGGAGACCCAGGCAAAGGCTGAGGGGGCTCCCTCAGGATGCCTGCTTGCCACCAGTGGCCATACCAGTTTCCAAAACCCTGAGCAGAAGCCTCAGTTTATCACCAGCGCCCCGGCTGCTGGCACCGCTTGTCTACAGGGCTCAAGCAGAAACAGGCCGACATATGCCCAGGCCCACCCACCTCTGGCCCTGCTGGCTTTGCAACCAAACCTTGTGTAAGCCTTCTCACAGGACGGTAATGACTTTCTGCTTACAGAGACACCTGTGGTCTCCGGCCCATGGGTAGTACCCTCGGCTCTACACGCGTTGTGGGTGGCTCAGATGTCCTGCCAGGGACTGGGGCCTGGGCAGGAATTGCCAGTATCCGTTGCTACTGGAACCCACCTGTGTCCATTCATGTCTGTGGAGGGACTCTCATCAGCTCACAGTGGCTCCTCTCAGCTGCCCACTGCTTTGTCAACCGTACCAAGTAAGGAGGACCAGGGTACAGGGATATCCCCACACCACCAGTGCATGCTATTCCCATCCCATTTCCTTGCAGTGTGCCTAGCACCAGGCCATTGCAGGGCCCAGCTGAGAGACTGCTCAGGCAGAAGAGTGGGCTCATGCCACTGCTTCCTAGCAGCCTCCAGCTTAACATATCTTGAGTCCACTTTCACTGTCTGTAGTTCTGTCTTTCCTCTCTGCCTCAGGAAGCAGAAGGCAGGGAAGTGCTGGGCTGTCACAGCACATAATTCTACATCCCCTCACCCCTCTCTCCATCTGCCTTCCAGCCCCCTTAGCGAGTGGGCCATCGTGCTTGGGGCCACCTCATTGGCCCAAACAAGCCCTGATGTGGAAGTGCGCCGGATTAAGCGACTGATCATGCACGAAGACTACGTTCCTAATCTTGAGTTCCATGACATGGCCTTGGTGGAATTGGACAAGCCAGTCCGGTGCAGGTCCAACATTCAGACCGCCTGCCTGCCTGCACCTTCGGTGAAATTGTCAAACATGAACAACTGCTACGTTGCTGGCTGGGGTGACAGAATTGTAAAATGTGAGTTCCCATAAAGGACCTGTGCCCTGAGGGCATGGctggcacagcagggagggatggctgGGGCTTCCTGACAGCAGAGGCCAAAATAAGAGTTGGGCTGTGGGACATATGCCTCTGGAGAGATGGGCCTGACCTGCTGCCCAACGCCAGACAGCAGTgacacagcactccaacagcTCTCTAGAGGCAGAACCAAGCCGTAGGGAATGATTTCAACACACAGGCCAGGAGAATGGGCAAGGAGCTGCTGGGAACTCATTCCTTTCTCTGCTCACAGCTTCAGGTAGAGATATCCTGCAGCAGGCCAAGGTTCAATACATCAATAACGAGCTATGCAACAGTAGCGAGTGGCTCAGTGGGTACATCTACGACTTCAACGTGTGTGCTGGGCAGGGCGGTGTTGGCACCTGCCAGGTAGGAGCATGCTATAGTCCCCAGTCCCAGCAGTGTGGGCAGCCCCATCACACCACCCAAGCACAGCCTAGCACCTGCTTTCCCTGGCCAGTtgctctcccagccccagctctgcaccacCACTGGAGCTTCTGTCCTCTTTCCCATCCATGGGTCCTTGCTCAGTGAGGGTCCAGAACCCTGAAACATCCAAGCACAGGGGAGACAGAAAGCCCCCATTACAGTGGGCCCCCATCCTGCTCCCAAGGGAGTCAAGGTTCTGCAGGTCCCACCACTTGAGCAGAGCCTTGCTGTGCCAGGAATGCAgttctggcaggggctgggagagTAAAGGAGCCAGCTCTAACTGCTTTCAGGGGCATGCAAAAGCACCTTAATCCTCTCTGCTCTGCTACAGGGTGACAGTGGGGGGCCTCTTGTCTGTGAAGACAAGCGCGTTGGCGCCttctggcaaattggtgtgaccaGCTGGGGAATAGGCTGTGCCAGACCCAAACGGCCTTCAGTCTTCGGCTCCACTCAGTACTACTACAACTGGATCTGGAAAATGTCGGGAAGGAAGCCAGTTACTCCAGCAGTTACTCCAGCGCCAACCGCAGCCCCCCAGCCGACAGTTACAGAGCCAGCACAACCCTGTCCATTTCCACGTGAAAAGCTGAAGCAATTCTTTATTATGCTGAAGGATATCTTGCAGTACCTAAAGGGAAAACTGTTCTGAACTGCAGAATGGATCACCTGCAGTTCAGGCTATAGTGGACCACAACCCTTTCCGTCAGAgttatattaatttgaatttcatTAAACTGAATTAAATGTTAAATTGTAAGCAAAAAACAAAGGATACCTGTATTTTCTGCTCTGAGAATACTCTCCATCCAAATTTTATAAAATCCTACTGGCTTCACCCTCATCTAGGAAGAATAGGATTTCACACTCCCTTCTGTACAGATCAATGCCTTCCCTACAGATATTAATATATCTACAGTGGAAAAGTAGCATCTGCCACCTTAAGTCTGCAACTACAAGTGCAAGAAACACAACACTAGGGAAacaagagaaagggaaaaaaatggtgCAGATGGTGCCCTGTCATTAAGAACATGAAGTCCTCCTCTCCCCTAAGGATTATTTTTGTCCCCATCAGATAGTAACTGGGTTTTTTAACCAATGTAGAAACCTAAGCAGTAAAGAGTTAATGCATTGCTATGCCCTAAACACCAACAGCCATGAAGCAGGCAAGTTATAACAAGATGTGCCTGGAAAGGGGAGCCGTATGAAGGTAAGGCAGCACCATTCTGGAGCTGAATTTCCTGTTCGAGTCCATGGTGACCACACAACATAAAGAACAGCTTAAGTGCAGGAGAGGAGGGGTTAAGGAGCAAGCAAGACCAATAGAGGGAGAATCAAGACCACCAAAAAATCCACAAAGCCCCTCAGCCCATTTCCAGAAAAGTCCAGAATACTGGGCTGCACATGCTACCTCATTTGTATGAAGAGTGAGGAACCTAATCCCAGAATGGGGAAAACTTATCTATAGTTATCTATATAAAACTTATCTAACTTCTCCATATAACTTTCACCAGAGAGGCTGGGTGGCATTCTCTCAGGACCTGGGACACCTGTTGGCTGGGTCAATGCTGGACCCAGGACCGTGAACTTCTTTCCTCTCCTAcctgatttctttttctcttcttcttccctctattattttattcttttgtttCTCTTACTATTAGAAGATAGTGGCAAAACATATACCAATTCCCATGCTGAATGTGTAGTTTGTTAATAAGAGTTTGTGAGGTTTTTCTGGATCCTTTTGGGTTTTGCCATTCCTTTTCATCTGTGAACATCTACAAATCTTGTCCCCTTCCACACAGAAGCGGGATGTAACACCAATGCACaaacactccaggagctgcacctgccttctccagtgccagTCCCTGGGCTAAGGATCAGCTGCACATCTCACCCTCTCTCAGCAGCAGTCTTTTGTGTCAGCATGTCTGTTATGATCCAGCTACTGACAGACACTTCCACCTGAGGCGCAGACACCACCAAAGTCAATAGTATGGATTTTATCTAACAGTCATTGTGCAGTAGAGAGACAGACAGAAATAGCAGAGAGGAGGgtcagagggagagaaagaatgaGACAGCTTAACTAAAAAGCTATCACCGCACTTGGATCCAGGAAGCATCCTGTTGCATCTTTCCTCACCCTGGTCTTCTTGCTGATGTGGTTCGCAAGGTGTTCAAAACTTTTCGCTATCTATACATTTTAGCAAACAAAGGAATTAATGCTTATTGACTACACTTAGAGTTGATTTTCAGCACAGTTGCTGGGTTGACTTTCTGTGTGGATTTTTTCTGTCCAGTATCAGTGCTCCTCCACTATCTGTTTTTTTCCTGCTAGTCGGAGATAACACCCAATCTTATCTCATGTTCCTCTAAGGTGGGTTAACTTACAGCCCGGAtttcacagaggcatgttcagGGAGGGGGAGCTTCAGTCATCACAGATGAGCAGTTGCTTCTTTGGAGAGTTTGCCATGGTGAGAAAAGTCCTTCAGTGATCTTAACACATCTTGGAGGGGCAAGAAACCTCCATTCTTTATTATACAAGGCGGGGAATATAGTTACCAAAGATTAGGAAAAGACTGACTGATTCTTTGCTTCAGTTTTCAACAATAAAGACAGCTTGTCCTCAGGACAAAAGGCCTACTGAGCTGGTacatggggacagggaacagAATAGCTTCCCCTGTCATCCAGGAGAAAGCAGTTAGTGACCTACTGAGCCACTTAGATGCTTACAAATCTATGAGACTctacaggatccatcctaggttGATGAGAGAGATGGCAGAACACCTTGCCAAGATGctttccatcatttaccatcagtcctgagTAACCAAGGAGGTGCCTGATGACTGGGTTGGCCAATATGATGCTCAGCCATAAGAAGGGCCATAAGGAGCGCATGggaaactacaggcctgtcagcctgaccttggtgccAAGTAAGGCTATGGCACAGATCATCTTGAGTGAGGTGACTCAACACCTACAGGACAGCTGagggatcagacccagccagcacggatttaggaggaaCAGATTTTTCTTGACCAGCCTGATCTCTTTCATGACCAGGTGATCCAACTGGTGGATGAGGGGaaggctgtggatgtgtctaCCTGACCTTCAGCAATGCCTTTGACACCATCTCCCCATAGCACACTCTTGGAAAAGCTGGCATCCcacagcttggacaggagcactctttgctgggttcagaataGGCTGCACAGCCAAGCCTGGTGTGGAGGTGAACAGTGCAGCATCTAGAGATGGGGGCTGATTACCAGTGGAGCCTCCCAGGGATCAATTCTGGGGCCAGTCCTGCTGAATACATTTATTAATAGTCTGGATGAAGGGATTGAGTCCACTATTAGCAAATTTGAGATGGCACCAAATTTGGTGCAAATATTGATCTCTtagagggtaggagggctctgcagagggaactggacaGGCTGGATAGGTGGACTGAATCCAACAGTaagaggtttaacaagaccaagtgctgggtccttcCCTTGAGTCACAAcaaccccctgcagcaccacaggctggggatggtgtggctggacagggcccaggcagaaagggacctgggggtgctggtccacagttggctggacatgagccagcagtgtgccctgggggccaagaaggcctatggctcctggcctgtgtcaggaacagtgtggccagcaggagcagggaggtcattctgcccctttactggcactggtgaggccacacctcgagtgctgtgtccagctctgggccccccaGTACAGGAAGGACACTGAGATGCTCAaatgtgtccagaggagggcaacaaggctggtgaatgATCTGGGTAATAGGttctatgaggagcagctgagggaactgggattgtttagcctggagaaggttcaggggtgaccttatcaacCTCTGTAACTCCCTAAAAGGAGGGTACAGCATGTGGGGGTCGGTCTTTTCTCCCAGGCAACTAGCAAAAGAAGAAGACAAACTCTTAAACTGTACCAGGGGAGGTTGAGGCCAGACATTAGGAAAAAttattcacagaaagggtgattttGGGCATGGGAATggccttcccagggaggtggtggagtcactgtccctggaggtgtttaaggaaagactggacatggctctTATTGCTGTGGTCTGGTTGCTGTGTTTgatcacaggttggactcaatggtctcaGAAGTTTTTTCCAACCTagttgattctgtgattttgcaaTTAGTGTTTAAGGCAACTGTGATCTTTAAGTTTCCTACAATATTTTTTGCAGCTCTACTCATCAAGGATGCACACGTTCTCAGAGTTCCTGAGACCTGTCAGGAGGGAGCAAAGCCTGCATCTCATCTTCAATAGAGATCGCCTGCACAGGTGATGCTTGACCAGCATACCCAGCTGATGTGCACAGTGTCTGATAAGGCCACATTGGAATTTCGTCCACAGTGTTACTTTGTAAGAAGAGAACCTCCCCCTTATAAAACTGCATTAAATTAATGACATTTTCTGATTCAAGTGTGaacttaaaacaaacaaacaaaaaaatagaaagagaggaaaaatccaGCCTCCAGCCCTGAGATTTAATTAAAAATCCAGGACCTCAAAGATATTGAACCCCTTAATTCCCAATATCTGTTTATCACAGACAGGCATCTCAACTCTACATATTTTCAGCTGCCAGAGACCATCTTCCCAGGCTTTCAGAAAAGTCACAGCTTGTTAAGCATGCCTGTAAGATCTGGAAAGCTGAGTCCCTCCAGGGTGGTAGTGAGAAGGACACTAGAGCTTGAGGTGTCAAGAAGGTATCCTTTTACAGGGGCTTGGGCATTTCTTCATCTCCTCCTTGGGAAAACAAGGGACCAAggtttctccattttttttcagTGTGTGAGATACTTTTGTAGTGCCAGTGATGGGGAGCAACTTCTCAGGACTCCCTGAATTACCATGGAGAACAGACAAAGCCGTGGGGGCAGAGTGGAGCTGCCCCATTTGCCATGATGAGCAAGAGGGTGTCGCTTATGTGACACCCTGTGGCCATGAGTTCTGCATGGGCTGCATCCTGCGTTGGGCAGAGAAGAAACCAgagtgcccactctgcagaaggtTGATAGagtctgtcagattttctatGCAAGAGCAAAAATACCTAGAGTGTGTCATCACACCCCAGGGAGAATCACCAGACACCGGCAGCCAGGCCGGATGCAGGGCTGGATCCAGACAGGAGCTCTTGGCCTCCTGGATAGAAACAGCTAGCAGAGCCTTGCAGTTGTTCCTCAATCTTTGCAAGGGACACTCTCCTCAgctaagcaggagcctgcagcATCCTCATGGTGGCTGGCAGTGAGAGCAGTCTTGTATACCCTGTGCCTCTGTGGTCCAGATGGGTGTAGCAGAGCATCTCACCCCAGAAGAGCTTATCTGCTGCTTTCAGATGGTGGAATGACAGAGCACCTTGCCCCAGAACTTACCTGTTTTGTGCTAATTGGTGAAAAAATGCAAACATGACAAGCTGTTCTTGTAGTGAGTTATTTTTGTGCCATGGGAGTAACACTCCCACCTGATAGCAAACATCTTGCTCTGGAAGTGACATCTGGAAAGATAAATTGGAATTTCTGACTGACACCTCACCTTACAAACTATAAAAGCTACACCAAATTTTCACCAAGCAGGGAATCTTCTGCACATTCCCTGGAAATGTGTGGGATTTCCCCCCAAAGCAGGGACAGCTGGTATGTCACTCCTCCGAGGCTGAGTGAAAGGATTTAGTGTACACTATCATCATTTCAGTGGTAAATTACATCTGACTCCTAATCTATACTATTTCTTTTGCTAGTTTTATTATAGGTACAATAATATTGTGTACTGTTTTATGTAATGTACTAGATGAGCTTTTTGGTTTATACCATGTAGTAAGTAACTCAGATTAAGGccttgttttgattatttgttcGATAAATAACTCATTTTATAAATAGACATGATCTGCCATGTTTAGAACTTGCAGGCCAGAGTGATTTTATGTGTGAGTGACCTAAATTTAAGCTGTTGCCAAAAATCTGAGTTTAAGGCAGGGCTTGCCTGAAGCTTCCACTTGATCCGTGACCAGGGGGAGGTCATGGTCCAGATGCTGCAGCCTCTCCTGGAGGAATACACCGAACAGCTCGTTGATGCCACTGTCAATTTCATTGTGGGCCAATGCAGTGAGGAGGCCCACAGGCTGCTGCGCTCccatgctgctgggaaggagggcAACAGCCCTGAGGCCAGTTCCTGCCCCACCAGCTCCCAGGGAGAGAATCCCACCTGGCATCcaagccctgccagcagcccGGCAAGCTCTGACATGGAGGATCAACCCAGCACATCAGAAGCTGCCCTCTGTGCCCTCCGCATGCTCCAGCCATCTGTGCAGATCGATAGAGAGCAGGTGCAGCCCCAGAAAGAGCAGAGGGAGGTGATGCTGCCAAGTTCCTCTGCCCCAGGTGTTGCCTAATGCCAAGAAAGAAAACTCTTGCAAAACTCTTGAAATAGTCAAAAAGCCCCCACATCTTtgttggaagcttccaggtgccCTTACGGCCATGGGGCACACCTGGCAGTAGATTTCTACAATTTTTTTAAGTTTAACAAATTAGCATATCTAACAAATATTGTCCAATTAGAAGACCAGTTAGTTAGTTAGGTACCCCCTGGGTTCTGCCCTACTAGAGTGGTTCCAGGGGCTTTCTTGTTATGCCTTCCAAGTTCTAGTAGAAAACACAGTGTCCTTGCTAGCCTAAAAAGCACGACTAAACAGTGTTTCAGGAATGTGTTAGGAGGTTAGCTTACCGTTCTGAAAGGTAGGCAGAAAGAGTAGGAAAAGTACAGCCATGTATCAGTATTCTACAAATACATAAAAAACATATAGAAATTAAAAATCTCTAGACATCAAGGGCAGCAGCCACCGTCCCATGGTTCCTTGTCAGGGCTAGGAACACTGTCACAGGGGGCACTGGCATCCCCAAAAGAGGAGGGGCTGCCTGCTCCAGGATTCCATCCAGCAAGCAACCCACTTTGCTGACAGAACTAGCAGGGCTTCAGCACATTTTTAGACTGGAAAAAGGAAATTCATTATTTCTCTCACACAGTCTCTGGCTGCCTTCTCCCATTTCTGCcacctttccccttcccctcatGCCCCACTGTGGTTGGCATTTACCTGTTATGGAGGCAGGCTATTGAGGAATTTGCAGTTGCAATGAGAGCTGCAGGCTGAGCTCTGGATGGGAGCCCGAGGCAAGAGGCCATGACCTGCCAACCCTTGGCACAGGAAGGGGCACAGGCACCTGTGGCACCAGCCTGGGGACTGGACACCGAGACACAGAAGCAGCTGAGACCCCCAGACTTTGGTGCTGTGAGGGTATGAGAGCCCAGGGCTCCTTTGTTCGGGGCCCCTTCTCAGAGGCACCAGCTGGAGCTGTTATTTAGTTACTGCACCACGATTAAGCTGTTTGAAGGACCTGGATGTCTGAGATTCTGCTATGGGGTTGAGCTGGTAAGGAATCCCGGGCTTAATGTGAGTGTGAGGGCTGTAGCTGTGAAGGGGCTTCATTCTCAGCTCAGGTGGTGTGAATGTGGCTGCCAGAGTGGCTCCTGGATGGCCAGACAGGGAAGCTTCCTTAACAGCAGGGCTCAGGGCTAGATCCAGATGAGAGCAGGCTGTGTGAGCCCCTGTGGGTCTTCAGAAGCAGCCAGCTGGATAGAAGTCtcatggagagagcagcagcgAGGGTGGCATGGCCTGGCTGGAAGGTGCCTGGGCCTTACTATTGCTGGCCAGGGGTCCATGTGCAAATCACAAATGAGACAGGAC
This window harbors:
- the LOC134432537 gene encoding acrosin-like; translated protein: MILLCILILLALCGPAHGACGDTCGLRPMGSTLGSTRVVGGSDVLPGTGAWAGIASIRCYWNPPVSIHVCGGTLISSQWLLSAAHCFVNRTNPLSEWAIVLGATSLAQTSPDVEVRRIKRLIMHEDYVPNLEFHDMALVELDKPVRCRSNIQTACLPAPSVKLSNMNNCYVAGWGDRIVKSSGRDILQQAKVQYINNELCNSSEWLSGYIYDFNVCAGQGGVGTCQGDSGGPLVCEDKRVGAFWQIGVTSWGIGCARPKRPSVFGSTQYYYNWIWKMSGRKPVTPAVTPAPTAAPQPTVTEPAQPCPFPREKLKQFFIMLKDILQYLKGKLF